The proteins below come from a single Streptomyces tubercidicus genomic window:
- a CDS encoding site-2 protease family protein — MTTAIRRADRRVSPVFLAIAAVMAVSGWAVWSGALAGYTGVAVFFFVVSGWVVSLCLHEYAHARTALHSGDISVEAKGYLTLNPLKYTHALLSIVLPVIFVIMGGIGLPGGAVFIERGRIRGRWRHSLISAAGPLTNILFAAVCTAPFWLHGLSGVPATFRYALAFLALLQVTAAILNFLPVPGLDGYGVLEPWLSRKLRRQVEPFAPFGLLAVFAVLWVPEINQVFFDAVDAILRGLGVSGLETGLGQEYFRFWQGEPQLPRVGGVF, encoded by the coding sequence ATGACCACAGCAATCCGGCGCGCCGACCGTCGCGTCAGCCCGGTCTTCCTCGCGATCGCCGCCGTCATGGCGGTGTCGGGATGGGCCGTGTGGAGCGGGGCGCTCGCGGGGTACACGGGCGTCGCGGTGTTCTTCTTCGTGGTGTCCGGCTGGGTCGTCTCGCTGTGTCTGCACGAGTACGCCCATGCCCGTACCGCGCTGCACAGCGGCGATATCTCGGTGGAGGCGAAGGGCTATCTGACCCTGAACCCGCTGAAGTACACCCATGCGCTGCTGAGCATCGTGCTGCCGGTGATCTTCGTGATCATGGGTGGGATCGGACTGCCGGGCGGTGCGGTGTTCATCGAGCGCGGCCGGATCCGGGGGCGCTGGCGGCACAGCCTGATCTCGGCGGCCGGACCGCTGACGAACATCCTGTTCGCGGCGGTGTGCACGGCACCGTTCTGGCTGCACGGCCTGTCGGGCGTACCGGCCACATTCCGCTACGCGCTGGCCTTCCTGGCTCTGCTCCAGGTGACCGCGGCGATCCTGAACTTCCTGCCGGTGCCGGGCCTGGACGGCTACGGCGTGCTCGAACCGTGGCTGTCGCGGAAGCTGCGGCGGCAGGTGGAACCGTTCGCGCCGTTCGGCCTGCTGGCGGTCTTCGCCGTCCTGTGGGTTCCGGAGATCAACCAGGTGTTCTTCGACGCGGTCGATGCGATCCTGCGCGGTCTGGGCGTCTCCGGGCTGGAGACCGGCCTCGGGCAGGAATACTTCCGCTTCTGGCAGGGCGAGCCGCAGCTGCCGCGGGTGGGTGGGGTGTTCTGA
- a CDS encoding ABC transporter permease: protein MSAATMTAPVTKPGADEGRIGLRANLRHIGALARRNALQIKQDPESMFDVLLMPIVFILLFTYVFGGAIAGKGNQQGYIQHLVPGMMAMMGMNIAMAVGTGVNEDFRKGVMDRFRTMPIARSSVLIAKIVVELGRMLIAIAILLGMGFLMGLEIRGSMLEFAAAIALCTAFGAALMWIFILLGLAVKTPQAVQGMAMIVMMPLQFGSSIYAPPTSMPGWLQSFTEVNPVSTLADAARALMNGQGAVAHPTLITLGWAVAITAVAMPLAVSKFRKKT, encoded by the coding sequence ATGAGTGCCGCGACGATGACGGCACCGGTCACCAAGCCCGGCGCCGATGAGGGCCGGATCGGACTGCGCGCCAACCTGCGGCACATCGGCGCCCTGGCACGCCGTAACGCCCTGCAGATCAAGCAGGACCCGGAGTCGATGTTCGATGTCCTGCTGATGCCGATCGTCTTCATCCTGCTGTTCACCTATGTCTTCGGCGGGGCCATCGCCGGCAAGGGCAATCAGCAGGGGTACATCCAGCACCTGGTGCCCGGCATGATGGCGATGATGGGCATGAACATCGCCATGGCGGTGGGCACCGGCGTCAACGAGGACTTCCGCAAGGGCGTGATGGACCGCTTCCGGACGATGCCCATCGCCCGGTCCTCGGTCCTGATAGCCAAGATCGTCGTCGAGCTCGGACGGATGCTGATCGCCATCGCGATCCTGCTCGGCATGGGCTTCCTGATGGGCCTGGAGATCCGGGGCAGCATGCTGGAGTTCGCCGCTGCCATCGCGCTCTGCACGGCCTTCGGCGCGGCCCTGATGTGGATCTTCATCCTGCTGGGGCTCGCTGTGAAGACCCCGCAAGCGGTCCAGGGCATGGCGATGATCGTGATGATGCCGCTGCAGTTCGGCTCGTCGATCTACGCTCCGCCGACGTCGATGCCCGGCTGGCTGCAGAGTTTCACCGAGGTCAATCCGGTCTCGACGCTGGCGGACGCGGCCCGTGCGCTGATGAACGGCCAGGGCGCGGTGGCGCACCCGACGCTGATCACGCTCGGCTGGGCGGTCGCCATCACGGCCGTCGCGATGCCGCTGGCGGTGTCGAAGTTCCGCAAGAAGACCTGA
- a CDS encoding AfsR/SARP family transcriptional regulator, with the protein MHYGILGTTQAGRADGTPVALGGARLRALLAALALRPGRALSPELLIGDIWGADPPADAAGALQALVGRLRRALGRAEIASVDGGYRLCAGPDAVDLHRFERLAAEGGRALAEADPARAAALLDDALALWRGPVLADLPDAGVEVARAERRRLDAQCSRLAADLALGRAAQALPTLLALCEEHPLDEPLQALRLHALRAAGRTAEALAAYEEIRIGLADRLGADPGPELRTLHAELLRPQPANPPPAPAPGVPATALAPAPAPNGAEPEPPAASPPAAPAPFAAAPRTRPGNLRARLTSFVGRDADLAAIRADLAAHRLVTLLGPGGAGKTRLSQEGAETAAAASPDAWPHGVWLAELAPVDDPQTVPEAVLTALGARETVVRGTTADGLRAAADPTALDPLARLAEHCAGRRMLLVLDNCEHVIGAAAELAERLLADCPGVTVLATSREPLAVPGEVLRPVEPLPDPVALRLLADRGAAARPGFRVEDDPAACTEICRRLDGLPLAIELAAARLRLLSPRQLADRLDDRFRLLTSGSRTLLPRQQTLRAVVDWSWELTDEPERAVLRRLSVFAGGCDLAAAEEVCAGDGVDGREVAALLGSLIDKSLVVAAPANEGCGAGGSAGTGGQMRYRLLETVGEYAGERLDEAGERAGAERRHLVAYRELARTTDPLLRGPGQRAGMERLELEHDNLRTALRRALAARDEHEALCLVLSLQWFWSLRDHRSDARHWATAAAALGPNPFAAPVEPAPDLHERPIDSPPPMAPELLLEARREVRLVVLSSMDSDIEALHDPVMKEQLAGMLTAYRSGMPQTCRVPGVIWHYAVLMSGRFEKLAELVDAAVRACRDLGYDWELAYVLQLRSKFFNDHPGQLAQAARDADEALRLFRRIGDTWGAAEALSGRGENHERRGAYEAAAADYRAAMGHAEDLGAHGQILLLRCRLGAVLIEGGQAETGERMVRGVLADVAKGNSGRDTEPFARLTLAGHLTATGRLQEARTELQRVQEVFSPRAPDVFDGLVQASLIALDLDEGQREGLLTRFRQALALMQGAMAQMVAPDLPVVQLLTGARVLIVECGAPAGRDAARLVGAYDALRPDGQVPPQLVRMSRARAEEAARALLGDTAYARAHAEGGGLSLGEATALI; encoded by the coding sequence GTGCATTACGGAATCCTCGGCACCACCCAGGCCGGACGGGCCGACGGCACCCCCGTCGCCCTCGGTGGCGCACGCCTGCGTGCGCTGCTCGCCGCCCTCGCGCTGCGACCCGGCCGGGCACTGTCCCCGGAGCTGCTGATCGGCGACATATGGGGCGCGGACCCGCCCGCCGACGCGGCCGGTGCGCTCCAGGCACTGGTCGGCCGGCTGCGCCGCGCCCTGGGGCGCGCGGAGATCGCCTCGGTGGACGGCGGCTACCGGCTGTGCGCCGGGCCCGACGCCGTCGATCTGCACCGCTTCGAACGTCTCGCGGCGGAGGGCGGCCGGGCGCTGGCCGAAGCGGATCCGGCCCGAGCGGCCGCCCTGCTCGATGACGCGCTGGCGCTCTGGCGCGGTCCGGTCCTCGCCGACCTCCCGGACGCGGGTGTCGAGGTGGCGCGTGCCGAGCGCCGCAGGCTGGACGCCCAGTGCAGCCGCCTCGCCGCCGATCTCGCCCTCGGGCGGGCCGCCCAGGCGCTGCCCACCCTCCTCGCGCTGTGCGAGGAGCACCCCCTCGACGAGCCCCTCCAGGCCCTGCGGCTGCACGCCCTGCGCGCCGCCGGTCGTACGGCGGAGGCGCTGGCGGCCTACGAGGAGATACGCATCGGCCTCGCCGACCGCCTCGGCGCCGACCCGGGCCCGGAACTGCGCACCCTCCACGCGGAGTTGCTACGACCCCAGCCGGCGAACCCGCCCCCGGCCCCGGCCCCTGGCGTCCCGGCCACCGCTCTTGCTCCCGCCCCCGCCCCGAACGGCGCCGAACCCGAACCCCCGGCGGCTTCCCCGCCCGCAGCCCCCGCCCCCTTCGCAGCCGCCCCCCGCACCCGCCCCGGCAACCTCCGTGCGCGGCTCACTTCCTTCGTCGGGCGGGACGCCGATCTGGCGGCGATCCGTGCCGATCTGGCCGCGCACCGGCTGGTGACGCTGCTGGGGCCCGGCGGCGCCGGGAAGACCCGGCTGTCGCAGGAGGGGGCCGAGACCGCCGCGGCCGCCTCGCCGGATGCCTGGCCGCACGGCGTATGGCTGGCCGAGCTGGCGCCGGTGGACGATCCGCAGACCGTGCCCGAGGCGGTGCTGACCGCGCTCGGCGCCCGCGAGACCGTCGTCCGCGGCACCACCGCGGACGGGCTGCGCGCCGCCGCCGACCCCACGGCCCTGGACCCGCTCGCCCGGCTCGCCGAGCACTGCGCGGGCCGCCGGATGCTGCTCGTCCTGGACAACTGCGAGCATGTGATCGGCGCCGCCGCCGAGCTCGCCGAACGGCTGCTGGCCGACTGCCCCGGGGTGACGGTGCTGGCCACCAGCCGGGAGCCGCTGGCCGTGCCGGGCGAGGTGCTGCGGCCGGTCGAGCCGCTGCCCGACCCGGTCGCGCTGCGGCTGCTCGCCGACCGCGGGGCCGCCGCCCGCCCCGGCTTCCGCGTCGAGGACGACCCGGCGGCCTGTACCGAGATCTGCCGTCGGCTGGACGGGCTGCCGCTCGCCATCGAACTCGCCGCCGCCCGGCTGCGGTTGCTCTCCCCGCGGCAGCTGGCCGACCGCCTGGACGACCGGTTCCGGCTGCTGACCAGTGGGAGCCGGACCCTGCTGCCGCGCCAGCAGACGCTGCGCGCCGTCGTGGACTGGTCCTGGGAGCTGACCGATGAGCCCGAACGGGCCGTGCTGCGGCGGCTGTCCGTCTTCGCCGGCGGGTGTGATCTGGCCGCCGCGGAAGAGGTGTGCGCGGGCGACGGGGTCGACGGGCGCGAGGTGGCCGCGCTGCTCGGCTCGCTGATCGACAAGTCGCTGGTGGTGGCGGCACCGGCCAATGAGGGGTGTGGGGCCGGCGGTTCGGCCGGTACGGGCGGGCAGATGCGCTACCGGCTGCTGGAGACCGTGGGGGAGTACGCCGGTGAGCGGCTGGACGAGGCGGGCGAGCGCGCCGGTGCCGAGCGCCGCCATCTCGTCGCCTACCGCGAACTGGCCCGTACCACCGACCCGTTGCTGCGCGGGCCGGGCCAGCGCGCCGGTATGGAGCGGCTGGAGCTGGAGCACGACAATCTGCGGACCGCGCTGCGCCGCGCCCTCGCCGCGCGGGACGAGCACGAGGCGCTGTGCCTGGTGCTGTCCCTCCAGTGGTTCTGGTCGCTGCGGGACCACCGCAGCGACGCCCGGCACTGGGCGACCGCGGCCGCCGCACTCGGCCCCAACCCCTTTGCCGCACCCGTCGAACCCGCCCCCGACCTGCACGAACGCCCTATCGACAGCCCGCCTCCGATGGCTCCCGAGCTGCTGCTGGAGGCCCGCCGCGAGGTCCGGCTGGTCGTGCTCTCCAGTATGGACAGCGATATCGAGGCGCTGCACGATCCGGTGATGAAGGAGCAGCTGGCGGGGATGCTCACTGCCTACCGCTCCGGTATGCCGCAGACCTGCCGGGTGCCCGGGGTGATATGGCACTACGCGGTGCTGATGAGCGGCCGGTTCGAGAAGCTGGCGGAGCTGGTCGACGCCGCGGTGCGCGCCTGCCGGGACCTCGGTTACGACTGGGAGCTGGCCTACGTCCTGCAACTGCGCTCCAAGTTCTTCAACGACCACCCCGGTCAGCTGGCGCAGGCGGCCCGCGACGCGGACGAGGCGCTGCGGCTGTTCCGCCGGATCGGCGATACCTGGGGCGCGGCCGAGGCGCTGTCGGGGCGCGGCGAGAACCACGAGAGGCGCGGTGCGTACGAGGCGGCGGCGGCCGACTACCGGGCGGCGATGGGGCACGCCGAGGACCTGGGGGCGCACGGCCAGATCCTGCTGCTGCGCTGCCGGCTGGGCGCGGTGCTGATCGAGGGCGGGCAGGCGGAGACCGGTGAGCGGATGGTGCGCGGGGTGCTGGCCGACGTGGCGAAGGGCAACAGCGGCCGGGACACCGAGCCGTTCGCACGGCTGACCCTCGCCGGGCACCTGACGGCCACCGGCCGGCTCCAGGAGGCGCGGACGGAACTGCAGCGGGTCCAGGAGGTCTTCAGCCCGCGCGCCCCGGACGTCTTCGACGGGCTGGTTCAGGCGTCGCTGATCGCGCTGGATCTGGACGAGGGGCAGCGCGAGGGACTGCTCACGCGGTTCCGGCAGGCGCTGGCGCTGATGCAGGGCGCCATGGCGCAGATGGTCGCGCCGGACCTTCCGGTGGTGCAACTCCTCACCGGTGCACGGGTGTTGATCGTGGAGTGCGGTGCGCCGGCGGGCCGGGACGCGGCGCGGCTGGTGGGTGCGTACGACGCACTGCGGCCCGACGGCCAGGTGCCGCCGCAGCTCGTCCGCATGAGCCGGGCCCGTGCCGAGGAGGCGGCGCGGGCGCTGCTGGGCGATACGGCGTATGCCCGTGCACACGCCGAGGGCGGCGGCCTCTCGCTCGGAGAGGCCACCGCCCTCATCTGA
- the npdG gene encoding NADPH-dependent F420 reductase, whose amino-acid sequence MTTPDASRSPNAATRAKAALQRDPWDLPDVSGLVVGVLGGTGDQGRGLAYRLARAGQKVIIGSRAAERAQTAADELGLGIEGAENAECARRSDIVIVAVPWDGHAKTLQALRDELDGKLVIDCVNPLGFDKKGAYALKPEEGSAAEQAAALLPGARVTAAFHHLSAVLLQDPEIEQIDTDVMVLGESRADTDVVQALAARIPGMRGVFAGRLRNAHQVESLVANLISVNRRYKAHAGLRVTDV is encoded by the coding sequence ATGACTACTCCTGACGCTTCCCGGTCCCCGAACGCCGCGACCCGTGCGAAGGCCGCCCTCCAGCGTGACCCCTGGGACCTCCCGGACGTCTCCGGACTGGTGGTCGGCGTCCTCGGTGGCACCGGCGACCAGGGCCGCGGCCTGGCCTACCGGCTGGCCAGGGCCGGCCAGAAGGTGATCATCGGCTCCCGGGCCGCCGAGCGCGCGCAGACCGCCGCCGACGAGCTCGGCCTGGGCATCGAGGGCGCGGAGAACGCCGAGTGCGCCCGGCGCAGCGACATCGTGATCGTCGCCGTGCCCTGGGACGGCCACGCCAAGACCCTGCAGGCGCTCCGCGACGAGCTGGACGGCAAGCTTGTCATCGACTGTGTCAACCCGCTCGGCTTCGACAAGAAGGGCGCCTACGCGCTCAAGCCGGAGGAGGGCAGTGCCGCCGAGCAGGCCGCGGCCCTGCTGCCCGGTGCCCGGGTCACCGCCGCTTTCCATCATCTGTCCGCGGTGCTGCTGCAGGACCCGGAGATCGAGCAGATCGACACCGATGTGATGGTGCTGGGCGAGTCCCGCGCCGACACCGATGTCGTACAGGCGCTGGCCGCCCGTATTCCCGGTATGCGCGGCGTCTTCGCCGGGCGGCTGCGCAATGCCCACCAGGTCGAGTCGCTCGTCGCCAACCTGATCTCGGTCAACCGCCGCTACAAGGCGCATGCGGGGCTGCGGGTTACGGACGTCTGA